In a single window of the Bacteroidia bacterium genome:
- a CDS encoding BamA/TamA family outer membrane protein — translation MRIVLLIVFGIFILPGVQAQQPLIIGGGSDTLKIDYTNPKEYIIADITVQAPDAFDKNLLIALSGLVKGDRIRIPGDDVGAAIKNLWKTGLFRDVHIHATRVSGDKIFLNISVVERSRLNFYKYANRKDISKSEAEDLSEMMHMQHGMMITDELIKTSEQIVKDFLIEKGYLDAKVRIEQQPDTSKPNHVILIIHHERGPKIRIKDIVFHGNTQVKAGKLRRKMKETKRRRWYSFNSAKFYEGEYEKDLDALLLEYKDKGMRDAKIVKDTMYRISPKRILLEISIDEGKKYYFRNISWVGNSKYSTKDLQRVLNIKKGDVYNQGLLESRLFMNASSTDISSLYMDDGYLFFQITPVEILVEGDSIDIELRVYEGKQAIIDQVTISGNTKTNDKVVMREVRTRPGQLFRRSDIIRTQRELAALGYFDAEKMQVNPKPNPADGTVDIEYIVEEKPNDQLELSGGFGAGRVVGTLGVSFNNFSGRSLFKKGAWTPVPAGDGQRLSIRAQSYGVGYQSYNLSFTEPWLGGKKPNSLSVTVYHSVQTNGQKKYSSRNPDVLNPLRQALTITGVSVGLGKRLAWPDDFFQIYLEGSYKYYNLNNYRAFFSFNDGYSQDPSVRIVLSRNSMDFPAYDYPTSGSNISLTTQFTPYLRSVIGKLDLTDITDQEKYKFLEYYKFKFTSSFFTKLLGRERKNALVLNTRIGFGLLGYFDKNYGLSPFERFYLGGSGLTGFSLDGREIIALRGYDDQSVSPPTGAASIVKYTLELRYPISLNPSAMVYGLGFAEGGNSWATFREFNPFSVKRSAGIGVRVFLPMFGLLGLDYGWRFDDIDRSPFMQRGQLHFTIGMNLGEL, via the coding sequence ATGAGAATAGTCCTGTTGATCGTATTTGGAATCTTTATTCTGCCTGGCGTTCAGGCGCAACAACCCCTGATCATTGGCGGGGGAAGCGACACCCTGAAAATAGATTACACCAATCCCAAAGAATATATCATTGCGGACATTACCGTTCAGGCTCCGGATGCCTTTGATAAAAACCTGCTCATTGCCCTATCCGGACTGGTGAAGGGAGACAGAATCAGAATCCCCGGAGACGATGTAGGAGCTGCGATCAAGAACCTCTGGAAAACCGGTTTGTTCCGTGACGTGCACATTCATGCCACGCGTGTGAGCGGTGACAAGATATTTTTGAATATCAGCGTGGTGGAAAGAAGCCGTCTCAATTTCTACAAATATGCCAACCGGAAAGACATTTCCAAGTCGGAGGCCGAAGATCTGAGTGAGATGATGCATATGCAGCACGGCATGATGATTACGGATGAGCTGATCAAAACCTCAGAACAAATCGTGAAAGATTTCCTGATTGAAAAGGGATATCTTGACGCCAAGGTGCGGATTGAACAACAGCCGGACACTTCCAAACCCAACCATGTTATTCTTATCATCCATCATGAACGCGGACCGAAGATCCGGATTAAAGACATTGTTTTTCACGGGAACACACAAGTAAAGGCCGGAAAGCTGCGGAGAAAAATGAAAGAGACCAAGCGCCGACGCTGGTACAGTTTTAATTCCGCAAAATTCTATGAAGGCGAGTATGAAAAGGATCTGGACGCATTGCTTCTCGAGTATAAAGACAAAGGAATGCGCGACGCCAAGATTGTAAAGGATACCATGTACCGCATATCCCCGAAGCGTATCCTGCTTGAAATTTCGATAGACGAAGGAAAGAAGTACTATTTCCGTAATATCAGCTGGGTGGGAAATTCAAAATACAGCACCAAGGACCTGCAGCGTGTGCTGAACATTAAAAAGGGCGATGTATACAATCAGGGGCTGCTGGAATCACGCCTGTTCATGAATGCCAGCAGTACAGATATTTCATCGCTGTACATGGACGACGGGTATCTCTTTTTCCAGATCACACCCGTAGAGATACTGGTAGAAGGCGACAGCATTGACATTGAACTGCGGGTATATGAAGGAAAGCAGGCCATCATTGATCAGGTTACAATATCCGGGAACACGAAAACAAATGACAAGGTGGTGATGAGGGAAGTGCGCACCCGCCCCGGTCAGCTTTTTCGCAGAAGCGACATCATCAGGACCCAACGCGAACTGGCCGCCCTGGGATATTTCGATGCGGAAAAAATGCAGGTGAACCCGAAACCTAATCCTGCAGACGGAACAGTAGACATAGAATATATTGTGGAAGAGAAACCGAATGATCAGCTGGAGCTCAGCGGAGGATTCGGGGCCGGACGGGTGGTTGGAACCCTGGGGGTTTCCTTTAATAATTTTTCCGGAAGAAGTCTTTTCAAAAAGGGAGCCTGGACCCCCGTTCCTGCGGGCGATGGGCAGCGGCTCAGCATCCGCGCACAGTCGTATGGCGTGGGTTATCAAAGCTATAATCTCAGCTTTACCGAACCCTGGCTGGGAGGTAAAAAACCGAATTCACTCAGCGTGACTGTTTATCATTCTGTGCAGACAAACGGGCAAAAGAAATATTCCTCGCGAAATCCGGATGTTCTCAATCCGCTTCGTCAGGCACTTACGATTACCGGCGTAAGCGTTGGGCTGGGAAAGCGACTGGCATGGCCCGACGATTTTTTCCAGATCTATCTGGAAGGGAGTTACAAGTATTATAACCTGAATAATTACCGCGCATTTTTCTCCTTCAATGACGGTTATTCCCAGGATCCCAGCGTGCGGATTGTGCTCAGCAGAAACAGTATGGATTTCCCTGCCTATGACTATCCCACCAGCGGATCTAATATTTCGTTAACCACCCAGTTCACGCCCTATCTGCGAAGTGTGATCGGCAAGCTGGATCTGACAGACATCACTGACCAGGAGAAATACAAATTCCTGGAGTACTACAAATTCAAATTCACTTCCAGTTTCTTCACCAAACTCCTTGGAAGGGAACGTAAGAACGCCCTGGTTCTCAACACACGGATCGGATTCGGATTGCTGGGATATTTCGACAAGAATTACGGCCTCTCGCCCTTCGAGCGCTTTTATCTGGGCGGAAGCGGTTTGACCGGATTTTCACTGGACGGGCGGGAAATCATTGCACTGCGCGGGTACGATGACCAGAGCGTTTCTCCTCCAACCGGCGCCGCCTCTATCGTTAAGTATACGCTGGAACTCCGCTATCCCATTTCTCTTAATCCCTCCGCCATGGTCTACGGACTTGGGTTTGCCGAAGGGGGTAATTCATGGGCTACTTTCCGTGAGTTCAATCCCTTCAGTGTGAAAAGATCCGCCGGCATTGGGGTAAGGGTATTTCTTCCCATGTTCGGGCTGCTGGGACTCGATTACGGCTGGCGTTTTGATGATATCGACCGCTCCCCTTTTATGCAACGGGGGCAACTCCACTTCACAATTGGTATGAATCTTGGAGAACTATAG
- a CDS encoding NAD kinase, which translates to MKIAVYGRMIDNNRTTPVQELFDLLGKEKVEVLIHEPFMNFIKDRLRLPDQLQTFLSHDDLRNRADFLFSLGGDGTLLETLSLVRDSGLPVVGINTGKLGFLSSIGKEESALVIAALREKKYEIEKKEVLFLDTPGLFSDLPYALNEITIMKNDTSSMVTIHAYLDDVLLNTYWCDGLIISTQTGSTAYSLSCGGPIVAPGADVFTLTPMAPHNLNVRPVVIPDHGTLRLKVEGSNKQYMLALDSRSSSLNNQDELTIRKAAWRMNLVRLPGRDFFTSLRNKLLWGIDKRG; encoded by the coding sequence ATGAAAATTGCAGTTTACGGACGAATGATTGATAACAACCGGACCACGCCGGTTCAGGAATTATTTGATCTGCTGGGAAAAGAAAAAGTTGAAGTGCTGATACACGAGCCCTTCATGAATTTCATTAAGGACCGGTTGAGATTACCTGATCAGCTTCAGACATTTCTGTCGCATGACGACCTTCGTAACAGAGCAGATTTCCTCTTCAGCCTGGGCGGCGACGGCACACTGCTTGAAACCTTATCCCTTGTGCGTGACTCCGGCCTGCCGGTGGTTGGGATCAATACCGGAAAACTTGGTTTTCTTTCCAGCATTGGCAAGGAAGAATCCGCTCTGGTAATAGCCGCCCTGAGGGAGAAAAAATACGAAATAGAAAAAAAGGAAGTCCTGTTTCTGGATACCCCTGGTTTATTCAGTGATCTGCCCTATGCATTGAATGAAATTACCATTATGAAAAACGATACTTCCTCCATGGTTACGATTCACGCGTACCTTGACGATGTATTGCTCAACACGTACTGGTGCGACGGACTGATTATTTCCACGCAAACCGGATCTACGGCCTATTCGCTGAGTTGCGGAGGTCCTATTGTTGCGCCGGGGGCAGATGTTTTTACGCTCACCCCGATGGCGCCGCATAACCTGAATGTTCGTCCGGTTGTTATTCCCGATCACGGCACACTGAGGCTGAAAGTAGAAGGAAGTAACAAGCAATACATGCTGGCCCTTGATTCCCGTTCCTCCTCACTTAACAACCAGGATGAATTAACCATCCGGAAAGCCGCCTGGCGAATGAACCTGGTTCGTTTACCCGGCAGGGATTTCTTCACTTCCCTTCGGAACAAGCTTTTATGGGGTATTGATAAAAGAGGCTGA
- a CDS encoding OmpH family outer membrane protein — protein MVMAVTAFTPLIAQKTAYVDIDYILSKLPEYNNAQSELDKISVTWQKEIESKIAEVDKMFKAFKEEEVLLTEEMKKKRMNEIMQKEKEIKDLQKQRFGVDGDLFKKRQEMVKPIQDKVYNAIKKLCEKEQIMIMFNKAADMNIVYSNPKYDRSDAVIEMVKAGDTK, from the coding sequence ATGGTAATGGCCGTCACTGCTTTCACCCCCCTTATTGCCCAAAAAACAGCCTACGTAGACATTGATTACATCCTGAGTAAGCTGCCTGAGTATAACAACGCCCAATCGGAACTGGACAAGATTTCCGTAACCTGGCAAAAGGAGATTGAGTCGAAAATAGCCGAGGTAGATAAAATGTTTAAGGCGTTTAAGGAGGAGGAAGTGCTTCTTACGGAGGAAATGAAGAAAAAGCGCATGAACGAGATCATGCAGAAGGAGAAGGAAATAAAGGACCTCCAGAAACAGCGTTTCGGTGTAGACGGTGACCTTTTCAAAAAGCGTCAGGAAATGGTCAAGCCTATCCAGGACAAAGTGTACAATGCGATTAAAAAGCTATGTGAAAAAGAACAGATCATGATCATGTTCAACAAAGCTGCAGACATGAATATTGTATACTCTAATCCCAAATACGACCGGAGTGATGCAGTAATCGAAATGGTGAAAGCGGGTGACACCAAATAA
- a CDS encoding isoprenyl transferase, with product MSSKEKINTSKLPVHIAVIMDGNGRWARMQGQERVFGHQNGVESVRETAEAAAELGVKYLTLYAFSTENWNRPSEEVTALMSLLVHTIHQETPTLNKNKIRLNAIGNLSALPGDCYKELQQAMAETATNDRMMLTLALSYSSRWEIIHAVNKIAEKVKSGVLTPGKITEADFENELNTHGIPDPELLIRTSGESRISNYLLWQIAYAELYFTETLWPDFRKEDLYKAILDYQGRERRFGKISEQLTP from the coding sequence ATGTCATCGAAGGAAAAGATAAACACGAGTAAATTACCTGTACACATTGCGGTGATCATGGACGGCAACGGCCGGTGGGCACGTATGCAGGGTCAGGAGAGAGTATTTGGTCATCAGAACGGCGTTGAATCCGTACGGGAAACAGCAGAAGCCGCCGCTGAGTTAGGCGTGAAATACCTGACGCTGTATGCCTTTTCAACCGAGAACTGGAATCGTCCGTCGGAAGAGGTAACCGCACTGATGTCCTTACTGGTTCATACCATTCACCAGGAGACACCCACGCTGAATAAAAACAAGATTCGTCTGAATGCGATTGGAAATCTCTCGGCGTTACCCGGAGATTGTTACAAAGAACTGCAGCAGGCAATGGCCGAAACCGCAACGAACGACCGCATGATGCTGACCCTGGCGCTGAGTTACAGTTCACGGTGGGAGATCATTCATGCGGTGAACAAGATCGCAGAAAAGGTGAAGAGCGGGGTACTCACTCCCGGAAAAATTACGGAAGCGGACTTCGAGAACGAGCTCAATACACACGGAATACCGGATCCTGAGTTGCTTATCCGCACCAGCGGAGAAAGCCGGATCAGTAATTACCTGCTCTGGCAGATTGCATATGCCGAATTATATTTTACAGAAACGCTGTGGCCAGACTTCAGAAAAGAAGATCTCTATAAAGCCATTTTGGACTACCAGGGAAGAGAGCGGCGATTTGGAAAGATCAGTGAACAATTGACCCCTTGA
- a CDS encoding OmpH family outer membrane protein translates to MNNLFRLTLLALFLSAGSLVAQSRVGHIDLDSLIRLMPKYDSVKKVSEEYGKKLDIEYQSMYADYDKKVKEYTEQEKNWTDFIKEMKKKDIIQLEQTLRDFPQNAQNEMAKKNAELLTPLEKAARKAIDDVAKENKYTLVLDSTVGNILYSQPSDDLMPLVKKKLGIK, encoded by the coding sequence ATGAATAATCTTTTTCGTCTGACTTTACTGGCACTCTTTCTGAGCGCCGGGTCACTGGTGGCTCAGTCCAGAGTAGGTCATATTGATCTTGATTCCCTTATCCGTCTTATGCCGAAATACGATTCGGTAAAGAAAGTTTCGGAGGAATACGGCAAAAAACTCGACATTGAATACCAGTCGATGTACGCCGACTACGACAAGAAGGTGAAGGAGTATACCGAACAGGAGAAAAACTGGACCGACTTCATCAAGGAAATGAAAAAGAAGGATATCATTCAGCTGGAGCAGACCCTGCGCGACTTTCCGCAGAATGCCCAGAACGAGATGGCCAAGAAGAATGCGGAATTGCTTACGCCGCTGGAAAAAGCGGCCCGGAAAGCGATTGATGATGTGGCAAAGGAAAACAAATACACTCTCGTTCTCGACAGTACGGTCGGGAATATTCTTTACTCTCAGCCTTCGGATGACCTGATGCCTCTTGTGAAGAAAAAGCTGGGGATCAAGTAA
- a CDS encoding proline--tRNA ligase produces MSKEVTSRESDYSAWYNDLVVKADLAEHSAVRGCMVIKPYGYAIWERMQAELDKMFKATGHVNAYFPLFIPKSFFSKEASHVEGFAKECAVVTHYRLKNENGEIVVDKDAKLEEELIVRPTSETIIWNTYRGWIQSYRDLPILVNQWANVVRWEMRTRLFLRTAEFLWQEGHTAHATQEEAIVETERMLDVYADFAENFMAMPVIKGLKTPNERFAGALETYCIEALMQDGKALQAGTSHFLGQNFAKAFDVKFTSKEGKLDFVWSTSWGVSTRLMGALIMAHSDDQGLVLPPKLAPHQVVIVPIYKTEEDLGKISARVKEIKASLEARGLRVIYDDRDTQRPGWKFAQYELKGVPIRLAMGMRDLENQKIELARRDTKEKQVVDQAGLDDRIVQLLEEIQHGIFNKAKVYRDSHLSSADTWDEFVKLLEEKGGFVSAHWDGTPETADQIKDKTKATIRCIPLEAKPENGKCILTGKPSGKRVLFAKAY; encoded by the coding sequence ATGAGCAAGGAAGTAACAAGCAGGGAGTCAGACTATTCCGCATGGTATAACGATTTAGTGGTTAAGGCGGATCTGGCAGAACATAGTGCGGTAAGGGGCTGCATGGTGATCAAACCCTATGGTTATGCCATCTGGGAACGCATGCAGGCGGAACTGGATAAAATGTTCAAGGCCACAGGCCATGTGAATGCCTATTTCCCGCTTTTTATCCCCAAATCCTTTTTCTCTAAGGAGGCGTCGCATGTGGAGGGATTCGCCAAAGAGTGTGCAGTAGTGACGCATTATCGCTTAAAGAACGAGAATGGGGAAATTGTAGTGGATAAAGATGCAAAGCTGGAGGAGGAACTGATTGTACGGCCTACCTCTGAAACCATTATATGGAATACCTACCGCGGCTGGATCCAAAGTTACAGGGATCTCCCGATACTGGTAAACCAATGGGCTAACGTGGTTCGCTGGGAAATGAGAACGCGCTTGTTTCTTCGGACGGCCGAGTTCCTGTGGCAGGAGGGGCATACGGCGCATGCTACACAGGAGGAAGCGATCGTTGAGACCGAACGAATGCTCGATGTGTATGCGGATTTTGCTGAGAACTTTATGGCCATGCCGGTGATTAAGGGATTGAAAACTCCCAACGAGCGTTTTGCCGGCGCCCTTGAAACCTATTGCATTGAGGCATTGATGCAGGACGGAAAGGCTTTGCAGGCAGGAACTTCTCATTTTCTGGGACAGAATTTTGCGAAGGCCTTTGATGTGAAGTTTACAAGCAAAGAAGGAAAACTTGATTTCGTCTGGTCCACCTCCTGGGGCGTGAGCACCCGGCTAATGGGAGCCCTGATTATGGCGCATTCGGACGACCAGGGCCTGGTACTTCCTCCCAAACTGGCCCCGCACCAGGTGGTGATTGTGCCGATTTATAAAACGGAGGAGGATTTGGGAAAGATCAGCGCAAGGGTGAAAGAGATCAAAGCATCATTGGAAGCCAGGGGCCTTCGTGTGATTTATGACGACCGCGACACGCAGCGCCCCGGCTGGAAATTCGCTCAGTACGAATTGAAAGGCGTACCGATTCGCCTGGCCATGGGCATGCGCGACCTGGAGAATCAAAAAATTGAACTGGCGCGCAGAGATACGAAGGAGAAACAGGTGGTAGATCAGGCCGGGTTGGATGACCGTATAGTGCAATTGCTTGAGGAGATACAGCACGGCATTTTTAACAAAGCAAAAGTTTACAGAGATTCTCACCTCAGCAGTGCCGATACCTGGGATGAGTTTGTAAAGCTCCTGGAAGAAAAGGGCGGATTTGTGAGTGCGCACTGGGATGGTACACCGGAAACGGCGGACCAGATCAAGGACAAAACCAAGGCAACAATCCGCTGCATACCACTGGAAGCAAAGCCGGAGAACGGGAAGTGTATTCTTACAGGCAAACCCAGCGGAAAACGGGTGCTGTTCGCAAAAGCGTATTGA